Proteins encoded together in one Anas acuta chromosome 10, bAnaAcu1.1, whole genome shotgun sequence window:
- the ZFPM1 gene encoding zinc finger protein ZFPM1 isoform X2, protein MSRRKQSNPRQIKRSLGAMEEGEDAPAGQKSPSEREGAASDQEGSAEHDASSPPSSEEAESKDVPESPKEPEKPDPGENPQEPNSWNGPDELELAVQDGEQRVRARRSLPEGFSWGPFQGSIHSEPASPGHGETSPPVTLVLGDESCWLSRLPLVPGEPDANAVIFRKDEAVWCRTTRAVREAEPVCAFVVAEPPAIPSQALKTEPGDAPYTTPLHSDIQLLPQQAGMAAILATAVVNKDVFPCKDCGIWYRSERNLQAHLMYYCASRQSSGSPAVDEKPKETYPNERVCPFPQCKKSCPSASSLEIHMRSHSGERPFVCLICLSAFTTKANCERHLKVHTDTLNGVCHSCGFISTTRDILYSHLVTNHMICQPGSKGEVYSPAPALPNAKPLAPGLSQPNNPPVLKCSLPAFLPEGLPALPQHVVLHGPLPAVLPGPEAPPQPASPPDAAAGPPASEAQNGEAKAPAGEGPSSSSSSSSSSSGEPVRIKEEPADSPLSEAEAPKSGEGAGSPGSEPEAGSRASSPRSLPAGKVKSELASPTPGSSPVPSEPGAGTAGGTVFLPQYLFGHEAAAAAVVPQASEILAKMSELVHSRLKQGHGAVPPALFPGAPVPKGATCFECEITFNNINNYYVHKRLYCSSRHLAEDSPPGVRKLKAPPGAPKGPAAPPGTLLAPASGEVQGAPAGDGDGGRAATPPAPPAAPPEEGKAGSPEAEAASGRCSEDSQSPGSTGGDEGDEDPSKTLCEACNIRFSRHETYVVHKRFYCASRHDPPLRRPGLTKVPFLPQPPRTRKRRKLYEIHGAEPAPPAAPDPKNPGAAAPSPSSSPDADGPIDLSKKPRRRGEPPAATPLLPLADYHECTACRISFNSLDSYLAHKKYSCPATPLQPGALEHLQKIKGAVPAVLKGGRSPDDGTGDGDKAAPPTGSPGGAPKALALPPAYPGASGGDSLQRYPKGAKVPLSVCPYCPLNGAVKGDLIEHFRNAHGLFVAKPLPAGHGLPETPTPGGGRTPEPPAASPPRPPLAPRLRRDSFNGKEVRDPPSNGSPRPPASPRPPASPAAPEALREGPPPRQPPTPPAYTDRGVQTPPAKGGAGPVPNGNHRYCRLCNIKFSSLSTFIAHKKYYCSSHAAEHVK, encoded by the exons ATGAGCTGGAGCTGGCGGTGCAGGATGGGGAGCAGCGGGTGCGAGCCCGACGGAGCCTCCCCGAGGGCTTCTCCTGGGGTCCCTTCCAGGGCAGCATCCACAGCGAGCCGGCATCGCCAGGGCACGGCGAGACG AGCCCTCCCGTGACGCTGGTGCTGGGGGACgagagctgctggctgtcccgCCTGCCCCTCGTGCCCGGAGAGCCCGACGCCAACGCCGTCATCTTCAGGAAGG ATGAAGCCGTGTGGTGCAGGACCACGCGCGCCGTGCGGGAGGCCGAGCCCGTGTGCGCCTTCGTGGTGGCCGAGCCGCCGGCCATCCCCAGCCAGGCGCTGAAAACCGAGCCTGGAGACGCACCCTACACAACCCCACTGCACTCCGAcatccagctgctgccccagcaggcCGGCATGGCAGCCATCCTGGCCACCGCCGTGGTCAACA AGGACGTCTTCCCGTGCAAGGACTGCGGGATCTGGTACCGGAGCGAGCGCAACCTGCAAGCCCACCTGATGTATTACTGCGCCAGCCGGCAGAGCTCGGGCTCGCCCGCCGTGGACGAGAAGCCCAAGGAGACGTACCCCAACGAGCGCGTCTGCCCCTTCCCGcagtgcaagaagagctgcCCCAGCGCCAGCTCCCTGGAAATCCACATGCGGAGCCACAGCG GGGAGCGGCCGTTTGTCTGCCTGATCTGCCTGTCCGCCTTCACCACCAAAGCCAACTGCGAGCGGCACCTCAAGGTGCACACCGACACCCTCAACG GCGTGTGCCACAGCTGCGGCTTCATCTCCACCACGCGGGACATCCTCTACAGCCACCTGGTCACCAACCACATGATTTGCCAGCCGGGCTCCAAGGGAGAGGTGTACTCGCCGGCACCGGCGCTGCCCAACGCCAAACCCCTCGCCCCCG GGCTGAGCCAGCCGAACAACCCGCCCGTGCTGAAGTGCAGCCTGCCAGCCTTCCTCCCCGAGGGGCTGCCGGCCCTGCCGCAGCACGTGGTGCTGCACGGCCCCCTGCCCGCCGTCCTGCCCGGCCCCGAAGCCCCCCCGCAGCCCGCATCGCCCCCCGACGCCGCAGCGGGACCCCCGGCTTCCGAGGCGCAGAACGGCGAGGCCAAAGCCCCTGCCGGTGAAGggccatcctcctcctcctcttcttcctcctcttcctccggCGAGCCCGTCCGCATCAAGGAGGAGCCCGCTGACAGCCCGCTGAGCGAGGCGGAGGCGCCGAAaagcggggagggggccggcAGCCCCGGCTCGGAGCCAGAAGCCGGCTCCCGAGCCTCGtccccccgcagcctccccgcgGGGAAGGTGAAGTCGGAGCTCGCCAGCCCCACGCCGGgctccagccccgtgcccagcGAGCCGGGAGCGGGCACGGCGGGCGGCACCGTCTTCCTGCCCCAATACCTCTTCGGCCACGaggccgctgccgccgccgtGGTGCCGCAGGCGTCGGAGATCCTGGCGAAGATGTCGGAGCTGGTGCACAGCCGGCTGAAGCAGGGCCACGGCGCCGTGCCGCCCGCCCTCTTCCCCGGCGCGCCGGTGCCCAAAGGGGCCACCTGCTTCGAGTGCGAAATCACCttcaacaacatcaacaacTACTACGTGCACAAGCGCCTCTACTGCTCCAGCCGGCACCTGGCCGAGGACAGCCCCCCCGGCGTGCGCAAGCTCAAagccccccccggggcaccCAAGGGTCCCGCGGCACCCCCGGGAACGCTGCTGGCCCCAGCGTCGGGCGAGGTGCAGGGGGCGCCCGCTGGAGACGGGGACGGGGGCCGCGCCGCCACgccaccagcacctccagcagcccccccggAGGAGGGCAAAGCGGGGTCCCCCGAAGCGGAGGCGGCGTCGGGGCGGTGCAGCGAGGACAGCCAGAGCCCCGGCAGCACGGGGGGGGACGAGGGGGACGAGGACCCCAGCAAGACGCTGTGCGAGGCGTGCAACATCCGCTTCAGCCGCCACGAGACCTACGTGGTGCACAAGCGCTTCTACTGCGCCTCGCGCCACGACCCGCCGCTGCGCCGCCCCGGCCTCACCAAGGTCCCCTTCCTACCCCAACCCCCCCGCACCCGCAAACGCCGCAAGCTCTACGAGATCCACGGGGCCGAACCGGCCCCTCCGGCAGCTCCCGACCCTAAAAAcccgggggctgctgccccgtcgcccagctccagccccgaCGCCGACGGCCCCATCGACCTGAGCAAGAAGCCGCGGCGGCGAGGCGAGCCCCCGGCGGCGaccccgctgctgccgctggCCGATTACCACGAGTGCACGGCTTGCCGAATCAGCTTCAACAGCCTCGACAGCTACCTGGCCCACAAGAAATACTCGTGCCCGGCCACCCCGTTGCAGCCCGGCGCCCTGGAGCACCTGCAGAAGATCAAGGGCGCCGTGCCCGCCGTGCTCAAGGGTGGCCGCAGCCCCGACGACGGCACCGGTGACGGGGACAAGGCGGCACCGCCAacggggagccccgggggtgCCCCCAAGGCGCTGGCTCTGCCGCCCGCCTACCCCGGGGCGTCGGGGGGGGACTCGCTGCAGCGGTACCCCAAAGGTGCCAAGGTGCCCCTCTCCGTCTGCCCCTACTGCCCGCTCAACGGGGCCGTCAAGGGAGACCTCATCGAGCACTTCCGTAACGCCCACGGGCTCTTCGTGGCCAAACCCCTGCCCGCCGGCCACGGGCTCCCCGAAACCCCGACGCCCGGGGGCGGCAGGACgcccgagccccccgccgcTTCGCCCCCTCGCCCCCCACTCGCCCCTCGCCTCCGCCGGGACAGCTTCAACGGCAAGGAGGTTCGGGACCCCCCCTCCAACGGCAGCCCCCGACCCCCTGCCTCACCCCGGCCCCCCGCTTCGCCCGCCGCCCCCGAGGCGCTGCGGGAGGGCCCCCCACCCCGCCAGCCCCCCACGCCCCCCGCCTACACGGACAGGGGGGTGCAGACCCCCCCGGCGAAAGGGGGGGCCGGCCCCGTGCCCAACGGCAACCACAGGTACTGTCGCCTCTGCAACATCAAGTTCAGCAGCCTCTCCACCTTCATCGCGCACAAGAAGTACTACTGCTCGTCCCACGCGGCCGAGCACGTCAAGTAG
- the ZFPM1 gene encoding zinc finger protein ZFPM1 isoform X1, with product MSRRKQSNPRQIKRSLGAMEEGEDAPAGQKSPSEREGAASDQEGSAEHDASSPPSSEEAESKDVPESPKEPEKPDPGENPQEPNSWNGPDELELAVQDGEQRVRARRSLPEGFSWGPFQGSIHSEPASPGHGETQSPPVTLVLGDESCWLSRLPLVPGEPDANAVIFRKDEAVWCRTTRAVREAEPVCAFVVAEPPAIPSQALKTEPGDAPYTTPLHSDIQLLPQQAGMAAILATAVVNKDVFPCKDCGIWYRSERNLQAHLMYYCASRQSSGSPAVDEKPKETYPNERVCPFPQCKKSCPSASSLEIHMRSHSGERPFVCLICLSAFTTKANCERHLKVHTDTLNGVCHSCGFISTTRDILYSHLVTNHMICQPGSKGEVYSPAPALPNAKPLAPGLSQPNNPPVLKCSLPAFLPEGLPALPQHVVLHGPLPAVLPGPEAPPQPASPPDAAAGPPASEAQNGEAKAPAGEGPSSSSSSSSSSSGEPVRIKEEPADSPLSEAEAPKSGEGAGSPGSEPEAGSRASSPRSLPAGKVKSELASPTPGSSPVPSEPGAGTAGGTVFLPQYLFGHEAAAAAVVPQASEILAKMSELVHSRLKQGHGAVPPALFPGAPVPKGATCFECEITFNNINNYYVHKRLYCSSRHLAEDSPPGVRKLKAPPGAPKGPAAPPGTLLAPASGEVQGAPAGDGDGGRAATPPAPPAAPPEEGKAGSPEAEAASGRCSEDSQSPGSTGGDEGDEDPSKTLCEACNIRFSRHETYVVHKRFYCASRHDPPLRRPGLTKVPFLPQPPRTRKRRKLYEIHGAEPAPPAAPDPKNPGAAAPSPSSSPDADGPIDLSKKPRRRGEPPAATPLLPLADYHECTACRISFNSLDSYLAHKKYSCPATPLQPGALEHLQKIKGAVPAVLKGGRSPDDGTGDGDKAAPPTGSPGGAPKALALPPAYPGASGGDSLQRYPKGAKVPLSVCPYCPLNGAVKGDLIEHFRNAHGLFVAKPLPAGHGLPETPTPGGGRTPEPPAASPPRPPLAPRLRRDSFNGKEVRDPPSNGSPRPPASPRPPASPAAPEALREGPPPRQPPTPPAYTDRGVQTPPAKGGAGPVPNGNHRYCRLCNIKFSSLSTFIAHKKYYCSSHAAEHVK from the exons ATGAGCTGGAGCTGGCGGTGCAGGATGGGGAGCAGCGGGTGCGAGCCCGACGGAGCCTCCCCGAGGGCTTCTCCTGGGGTCCCTTCCAGGGCAGCATCCACAGCGAGCCGGCATCGCCAGGGCACGGCGAGACG CAGAGCCCTCCCGTGACGCTGGTGCTGGGGGACgagagctgctggctgtcccgCCTGCCCCTCGTGCCCGGAGAGCCCGACGCCAACGCCGTCATCTTCAGGAAGG ATGAAGCCGTGTGGTGCAGGACCACGCGCGCCGTGCGGGAGGCCGAGCCCGTGTGCGCCTTCGTGGTGGCCGAGCCGCCGGCCATCCCCAGCCAGGCGCTGAAAACCGAGCCTGGAGACGCACCCTACACAACCCCACTGCACTCCGAcatccagctgctgccccagcaggcCGGCATGGCAGCCATCCTGGCCACCGCCGTGGTCAACA AGGACGTCTTCCCGTGCAAGGACTGCGGGATCTGGTACCGGAGCGAGCGCAACCTGCAAGCCCACCTGATGTATTACTGCGCCAGCCGGCAGAGCTCGGGCTCGCCCGCCGTGGACGAGAAGCCCAAGGAGACGTACCCCAACGAGCGCGTCTGCCCCTTCCCGcagtgcaagaagagctgcCCCAGCGCCAGCTCCCTGGAAATCCACATGCGGAGCCACAGCG GGGAGCGGCCGTTTGTCTGCCTGATCTGCCTGTCCGCCTTCACCACCAAAGCCAACTGCGAGCGGCACCTCAAGGTGCACACCGACACCCTCAACG GCGTGTGCCACAGCTGCGGCTTCATCTCCACCACGCGGGACATCCTCTACAGCCACCTGGTCACCAACCACATGATTTGCCAGCCGGGCTCCAAGGGAGAGGTGTACTCGCCGGCACCGGCGCTGCCCAACGCCAAACCCCTCGCCCCCG GGCTGAGCCAGCCGAACAACCCGCCCGTGCTGAAGTGCAGCCTGCCAGCCTTCCTCCCCGAGGGGCTGCCGGCCCTGCCGCAGCACGTGGTGCTGCACGGCCCCCTGCCCGCCGTCCTGCCCGGCCCCGAAGCCCCCCCGCAGCCCGCATCGCCCCCCGACGCCGCAGCGGGACCCCCGGCTTCCGAGGCGCAGAACGGCGAGGCCAAAGCCCCTGCCGGTGAAGggccatcctcctcctcctcttcttcctcctcttcctccggCGAGCCCGTCCGCATCAAGGAGGAGCCCGCTGACAGCCCGCTGAGCGAGGCGGAGGCGCCGAAaagcggggagggggccggcAGCCCCGGCTCGGAGCCAGAAGCCGGCTCCCGAGCCTCGtccccccgcagcctccccgcgGGGAAGGTGAAGTCGGAGCTCGCCAGCCCCACGCCGGgctccagccccgtgcccagcGAGCCGGGAGCGGGCACGGCGGGCGGCACCGTCTTCCTGCCCCAATACCTCTTCGGCCACGaggccgctgccgccgccgtGGTGCCGCAGGCGTCGGAGATCCTGGCGAAGATGTCGGAGCTGGTGCACAGCCGGCTGAAGCAGGGCCACGGCGCCGTGCCGCCCGCCCTCTTCCCCGGCGCGCCGGTGCCCAAAGGGGCCACCTGCTTCGAGTGCGAAATCACCttcaacaacatcaacaacTACTACGTGCACAAGCGCCTCTACTGCTCCAGCCGGCACCTGGCCGAGGACAGCCCCCCCGGCGTGCGCAAGCTCAAagccccccccggggcaccCAAGGGTCCCGCGGCACCCCCGGGAACGCTGCTGGCCCCAGCGTCGGGCGAGGTGCAGGGGGCGCCCGCTGGAGACGGGGACGGGGGCCGCGCCGCCACgccaccagcacctccagcagcccccccggAGGAGGGCAAAGCGGGGTCCCCCGAAGCGGAGGCGGCGTCGGGGCGGTGCAGCGAGGACAGCCAGAGCCCCGGCAGCACGGGGGGGGACGAGGGGGACGAGGACCCCAGCAAGACGCTGTGCGAGGCGTGCAACATCCGCTTCAGCCGCCACGAGACCTACGTGGTGCACAAGCGCTTCTACTGCGCCTCGCGCCACGACCCGCCGCTGCGCCGCCCCGGCCTCACCAAGGTCCCCTTCCTACCCCAACCCCCCCGCACCCGCAAACGCCGCAAGCTCTACGAGATCCACGGGGCCGAACCGGCCCCTCCGGCAGCTCCCGACCCTAAAAAcccgggggctgctgccccgtcgcccagctccagccccgaCGCCGACGGCCCCATCGACCTGAGCAAGAAGCCGCGGCGGCGAGGCGAGCCCCCGGCGGCGaccccgctgctgccgctggCCGATTACCACGAGTGCACGGCTTGCCGAATCAGCTTCAACAGCCTCGACAGCTACCTGGCCCACAAGAAATACTCGTGCCCGGCCACCCCGTTGCAGCCCGGCGCCCTGGAGCACCTGCAGAAGATCAAGGGCGCCGTGCCCGCCGTGCTCAAGGGTGGCCGCAGCCCCGACGACGGCACCGGTGACGGGGACAAGGCGGCACCGCCAacggggagccccgggggtgCCCCCAAGGCGCTGGCTCTGCCGCCCGCCTACCCCGGGGCGTCGGGGGGGGACTCGCTGCAGCGGTACCCCAAAGGTGCCAAGGTGCCCCTCTCCGTCTGCCCCTACTGCCCGCTCAACGGGGCCGTCAAGGGAGACCTCATCGAGCACTTCCGTAACGCCCACGGGCTCTTCGTGGCCAAACCCCTGCCCGCCGGCCACGGGCTCCCCGAAACCCCGACGCCCGGGGGCGGCAGGACgcccgagccccccgccgcTTCGCCCCCTCGCCCCCCACTCGCCCCTCGCCTCCGCCGGGACAGCTTCAACGGCAAGGAGGTTCGGGACCCCCCCTCCAACGGCAGCCCCCGACCCCCTGCCTCACCCCGGCCCCCCGCTTCGCCCGCCGCCCCCGAGGCGCTGCGGGAGGGCCCCCCACCCCGCCAGCCCCCCACGCCCCCCGCCTACACGGACAGGGGGGTGCAGACCCCCCCGGCGAAAGGGGGGGCCGGCCCCGTGCCCAACGGCAACCACAGGTACTGTCGCCTCTGCAACATCAAGTTCAGCAGCCTCTCCACCTTCATCGCGCACAAGAAGTACTACTGCTCGTCCCACGCGGCCGAGCACGTCAAGTAG
- the ZFPM1 gene encoding zinc finger protein ZFPM1 isoform X3, which yields MLCGGLLWPFLAQRGPQQGELGTGRSNLSHPRGRNVLGGSHIGLLETKEAESKDVPESPKEPEKPDPGENPQEPNSWNGPDELELAVQDGEQRVRARRSLPEGFSWGPFQGSIHSEPASPGHGETQSPPVTLVLGDESCWLSRLPLVPGEPDANAVIFRKDEAVWCRTTRAVREAEPVCAFVVAEPPAIPSQALKTEPGDAPYTTPLHSDIQLLPQQAGMAAILATAVVNKDVFPCKDCGIWYRSERNLQAHLMYYCASRQSSGSPAVDEKPKETYPNERVCPFPQCKKSCPSASSLEIHMRSHSGERPFVCLICLSAFTTKANCERHLKVHTDTLNGVCHSCGFISTTRDILYSHLVTNHMICQPGSKGEVYSPAPALPNAKPLAPGLSQPNNPPVLKCSLPAFLPEGLPALPQHVVLHGPLPAVLPGPEAPPQPASPPDAAAGPPASEAQNGEAKAPAGEGPSSSSSSSSSSSGEPVRIKEEPADSPLSEAEAPKSGEGAGSPGSEPEAGSRASSPRSLPAGKVKSELASPTPGSSPVPSEPGAGTAGGTVFLPQYLFGHEAAAAAVVPQASEILAKMSELVHSRLKQGHGAVPPALFPGAPVPKGATCFECEITFNNINNYYVHKRLYCSSRHLAEDSPPGVRKLKAPPGAPKGPAAPPGTLLAPASGEVQGAPAGDGDGGRAATPPAPPAAPPEEGKAGSPEAEAASGRCSEDSQSPGSTGGDEGDEDPSKTLCEACNIRFSRHETYVVHKRFYCASRHDPPLRRPGLTKVPFLPQPPRTRKRRKLYEIHGAEPAPPAAPDPKNPGAAAPSPSSSPDADGPIDLSKKPRRRGEPPAATPLLPLADYHECTACRISFNSLDSYLAHKKYSCPATPLQPGALEHLQKIKGAVPAVLKGGRSPDDGTGDGDKAAPPTGSPGGAPKALALPPAYPGASGGDSLQRYPKGAKVPLSVCPYCPLNGAVKGDLIEHFRNAHGLFVAKPLPAGHGLPETPTPGGGRTPEPPAASPPRPPLAPRLRRDSFNGKEVRDPPSNGSPRPPASPRPPASPAAPEALREGPPPRQPPTPPAYTDRGVQTPPAKGGAGPVPNGNHRYCRLCNIKFSSLSTFIAHKKYYCSSHAAEHVK from the exons ATGAGCTGGAGCTGGCGGTGCAGGATGGGGAGCAGCGGGTGCGAGCCCGACGGAGCCTCCCCGAGGGCTTCTCCTGGGGTCCCTTCCAGGGCAGCATCCACAGCGAGCCGGCATCGCCAGGGCACGGCGAGACG CAGAGCCCTCCCGTGACGCTGGTGCTGGGGGACgagagctgctggctgtcccgCCTGCCCCTCGTGCCCGGAGAGCCCGACGCCAACGCCGTCATCTTCAGGAAGG ATGAAGCCGTGTGGTGCAGGACCACGCGCGCCGTGCGGGAGGCCGAGCCCGTGTGCGCCTTCGTGGTGGCCGAGCCGCCGGCCATCCCCAGCCAGGCGCTGAAAACCGAGCCTGGAGACGCACCCTACACAACCCCACTGCACTCCGAcatccagctgctgccccagcaggcCGGCATGGCAGCCATCCTGGCCACCGCCGTGGTCAACA AGGACGTCTTCCCGTGCAAGGACTGCGGGATCTGGTACCGGAGCGAGCGCAACCTGCAAGCCCACCTGATGTATTACTGCGCCAGCCGGCAGAGCTCGGGCTCGCCCGCCGTGGACGAGAAGCCCAAGGAGACGTACCCCAACGAGCGCGTCTGCCCCTTCCCGcagtgcaagaagagctgcCCCAGCGCCAGCTCCCTGGAAATCCACATGCGGAGCCACAGCG GGGAGCGGCCGTTTGTCTGCCTGATCTGCCTGTCCGCCTTCACCACCAAAGCCAACTGCGAGCGGCACCTCAAGGTGCACACCGACACCCTCAACG GCGTGTGCCACAGCTGCGGCTTCATCTCCACCACGCGGGACATCCTCTACAGCCACCTGGTCACCAACCACATGATTTGCCAGCCGGGCTCCAAGGGAGAGGTGTACTCGCCGGCACCGGCGCTGCCCAACGCCAAACCCCTCGCCCCCG GGCTGAGCCAGCCGAACAACCCGCCCGTGCTGAAGTGCAGCCTGCCAGCCTTCCTCCCCGAGGGGCTGCCGGCCCTGCCGCAGCACGTGGTGCTGCACGGCCCCCTGCCCGCCGTCCTGCCCGGCCCCGAAGCCCCCCCGCAGCCCGCATCGCCCCCCGACGCCGCAGCGGGACCCCCGGCTTCCGAGGCGCAGAACGGCGAGGCCAAAGCCCCTGCCGGTGAAGggccatcctcctcctcctcttcttcctcctcttcctccggCGAGCCCGTCCGCATCAAGGAGGAGCCCGCTGACAGCCCGCTGAGCGAGGCGGAGGCGCCGAAaagcggggagggggccggcAGCCCCGGCTCGGAGCCAGAAGCCGGCTCCCGAGCCTCGtccccccgcagcctccccgcgGGGAAGGTGAAGTCGGAGCTCGCCAGCCCCACGCCGGgctccagccccgtgcccagcGAGCCGGGAGCGGGCACGGCGGGCGGCACCGTCTTCCTGCCCCAATACCTCTTCGGCCACGaggccgctgccgccgccgtGGTGCCGCAGGCGTCGGAGATCCTGGCGAAGATGTCGGAGCTGGTGCACAGCCGGCTGAAGCAGGGCCACGGCGCCGTGCCGCCCGCCCTCTTCCCCGGCGCGCCGGTGCCCAAAGGGGCCACCTGCTTCGAGTGCGAAATCACCttcaacaacatcaacaacTACTACGTGCACAAGCGCCTCTACTGCTCCAGCCGGCACCTGGCCGAGGACAGCCCCCCCGGCGTGCGCAAGCTCAAagccccccccggggcaccCAAGGGTCCCGCGGCACCCCCGGGAACGCTGCTGGCCCCAGCGTCGGGCGAGGTGCAGGGGGCGCCCGCTGGAGACGGGGACGGGGGCCGCGCCGCCACgccaccagcacctccagcagcccccccggAGGAGGGCAAAGCGGGGTCCCCCGAAGCGGAGGCGGCGTCGGGGCGGTGCAGCGAGGACAGCCAGAGCCCCGGCAGCACGGGGGGGGACGAGGGGGACGAGGACCCCAGCAAGACGCTGTGCGAGGCGTGCAACATCCGCTTCAGCCGCCACGAGACCTACGTGGTGCACAAGCGCTTCTACTGCGCCTCGCGCCACGACCCGCCGCTGCGCCGCCCCGGCCTCACCAAGGTCCCCTTCCTACCCCAACCCCCCCGCACCCGCAAACGCCGCAAGCTCTACGAGATCCACGGGGCCGAACCGGCCCCTCCGGCAGCTCCCGACCCTAAAAAcccgggggctgctgccccgtcgcccagctccagccccgaCGCCGACGGCCCCATCGACCTGAGCAAGAAGCCGCGGCGGCGAGGCGAGCCCCCGGCGGCGaccccgctgctgccgctggCCGATTACCACGAGTGCACGGCTTGCCGAATCAGCTTCAACAGCCTCGACAGCTACCTGGCCCACAAGAAATACTCGTGCCCGGCCACCCCGTTGCAGCCCGGCGCCCTGGAGCACCTGCAGAAGATCAAGGGCGCCGTGCCCGCCGTGCTCAAGGGTGGCCGCAGCCCCGACGACGGCACCGGTGACGGGGACAAGGCGGCACCGCCAacggggagccccgggggtgCCCCCAAGGCGCTGGCTCTGCCGCCCGCCTACCCCGGGGCGTCGGGGGGGGACTCGCTGCAGCGGTACCCCAAAGGTGCCAAGGTGCCCCTCTCCGTCTGCCCCTACTGCCCGCTCAACGGGGCCGTCAAGGGAGACCTCATCGAGCACTTCCGTAACGCCCACGGGCTCTTCGTGGCCAAACCCCTGCCCGCCGGCCACGGGCTCCCCGAAACCCCGACGCCCGGGGGCGGCAGGACgcccgagccccccgccgcTTCGCCCCCTCGCCCCCCACTCGCCCCTCGCCTCCGCCGGGACAGCTTCAACGGCAAGGAGGTTCGGGACCCCCCCTCCAACGGCAGCCCCCGACCCCCTGCCTCACCCCGGCCCCCCGCTTCGCCCGCCGCCCCCGAGGCGCTGCGGGAGGGCCCCCCACCCCGCCAGCCCCCCACGCCCCCCGCCTACACGGACAGGGGGGTGCAGACCCCCCCGGCGAAAGGGGGGGCCGGCCCCGTGCCCAACGGCAACCACAGGTACTGTCGCCTCTGCAACATCAAGTTCAGCAGCCTCTCCACCTTCATCGCGCACAAGAAGTACTACTGCTCGTCCCACGCGGCCGAGCACGTCAAGTAG